The following coding sequences are from one Diabrotica virgifera virgifera chromosome 2, PGI_DIABVI_V3a window:
- the LOC126880323 gene encoding protein krueppel-like — protein MKVHTGEKPYECEICSNPFTMRCHLNTHMKCYSSEKPYKCEICSKMFTREDDLLMHMRIHTGETPYKCEICSEQFGRLSGFNYHMKVHTGEKPYTSDMLLY, from the coding sequence ATGAaagttcacactggtgaaaaaccttatgaatgtgaaatttgtagcaATCCGTTTACTATGAGATGTCATTTAAATACTCATATGAAATGTTACAGtagtgaaaaaccttataaatgtgaaatttgtagtaagatGTTTACTAGAGAAGATGATTTATTGATGCATATGagaattcacactggtgaaacaccttataaatgtgaaatttgtagtgaACAGTTTGGTCGTCTAAGTGGTTTCAATTATCATATGAaagttcacactggtgaaaaaccttatacaTCTGATATGTTGTTGTACTAA